One window from the genome of Indicator indicator isolate 239-I01 chromosome 6, UM_Iind_1.1, whole genome shotgun sequence encodes:
- the LOC128967795 gene encoding interferon alpha-inducible protein 27-like protein 2A produces the protein MSDKNVHNAGFTSSGIARGSLASSMMSQEARSSGGGVHSGGPTSTLQEMGARGSTHSTGFTSSGIFGGSQAAHMMSQEARSHGGGTPRGGTTSTVQSISMGGKGGRR, from the exons ATGTCTGACAAAAACGTTCACAACGCTGGTTTCACTTCCTCTGGGATTGCACGAGGATCACTTGCTTCATCGATGATGTCCCAGGAAGCCAGATCATCTGGGGGAGGTGTGCATTCTGGAGGTCCTACTTCCACTCTCCAGGAAATGG GTGCCAGAGGCTCAACCCATTCAACTGGCTTTACTAGCAGTGGGATCTTTGGTGGATCCCAGGCTGCCCATATGATGTCCCAAGAGGCCAGATCTCACGGAGGTGGAACTCCCAGGGGTGGAACAACTTCCACTGTCCAGTCCATCT caatgggaggaaaaggaggaagacgCTGA